Below is a window of Equus quagga isolate Etosha38 chromosome 4, UCLA_HA_Equagga_1.0, whole genome shotgun sequence DNA.
ACTAAGCAATGCCGGCTACGATTATCAATACACATCTAAAGAGCACAGGCTATTCTCCTTGAAAGTCGCCCCCAGGGAGATAAAATACTACCAGCCTAACTTGCCTTATCTCTTTAGAAATTGATCAGGGTGCCTCGAGGTCtgcagggaggaaaggagagaccTGCCTTTCCATGGGCTGGCTGGAGAGGACCCCACAGAACCACGTTGTCATGCAACAGTCCTTCCCAGGCCTGACTAGATCCTAGGCCCTTAAACAGCCTGGGAATCGTCATCATAACCACTGGAGTCATGTCCACAGACACTTGTAATTTAAAGGGACTGTAAGGGCATTTAAATTAAGCTGCTCTTCTTACAGCTGAAGAAATAGAAggccagagaaattaagtaacgtGTCTAAAGTCAGCGAGATGGTCAGTGTTAGGGCCCAAGTGGTGGCTATTTACCATACCAGGGAGCTTCCTCTgatctttctcttttgatttaaaaaaagaaaacaaaaaagccttTGGGGGCAGCCCCGGTTGGTGAAGATACAATAGCCAGGTCCCTACTCTGCCCTGGGGCATTCCACTCAGAAAGGCCCATCACAAAGCCCAGTGACTCCCCTAATAGTCAGGGCGGGGCGCACCTCTCCGGTTTGTATAAGGGTTGTGTGAGCCTCTCTGGTTGGCATAAGGGTTCTGCAGCTGGTCATCTCTGGAGATGTTCGTCCTGACTTTCGGGAAGAGGCTCCTGTCCGCTCCTGGATTGCTGAAGCCTGTCGTCTGCTGCAGTCTCAGATTTTGAAACTCGTTGTCAATCAAGTTCTGTTCTTCAATATTCTTCTGTTTGTTCCTTGATCTGTAATCAGTAAAGGAATTAGGATCTGACAGGGGCGGAAAGTTCCTTGATACGGATGttagtattctttttaaaaaacgttttaaagttttgaaataatttcaaatttacatgtaagttaccaaaaaaaaaaagttacacagAGCTCCCATACATCCATCACCCAGATTCCCCAATTGTTAACATTTCTGAACCATTTAAGAGTAAGTTGCTGATCTGATGCCCCATTACCCACAATTCTTCATTACTTCATTCAGTGTGGATTCTCTCAGTTTAAGGACAGTCTCCCCAAAAGCTCCGTGTAACCATCAAAACCAGAAAGTTAACATTGGTTCAATATCACCATGTAGTTCCATGGTCTCATGCAAATTCTGCTAATAATGTGAGTATTCTTAAGGGTGCTTTTGAAGGATTTAcggaaataataatagaaatcaaagagaaaagatgatTAGTGATGTAATTTTTCATTCAGGCAAAGTCAACATCTATAGAAGCACCTCAGTGAATGAACTGAGTTCCAGGAATAGATGTCTTCAAAGGAGAATAGAATTTTCCCGGGTTCTGCCGCAGACCCTTGAGGATCTCAGGTGTACGCATTCAAAGTCAAGTGGAAGTAGGGTCAGGGGGGTATCTGCCCCCGATTAACTCTGATGGtgacccttccttccttccagcccACAGGCCATCGTCCTGCCCCTGCAGTGCCCTAGACTGTTGGAGTGGGGCGTGGGGCCTGCTGCATCTGTGACGCCCACAAGGCCCTCTCAGGGTGACAGTCACCTGTGCCTCAGTCACAATGGGATGTCGTAAAGGAAGACCCACTCACCCTATGACCCTGATGGCCAGCCAAGCCCACAAAAGGGTCCTGCCCTTTGACAACACTCCTGTCTAAGGTGACAGAGGAGAGGCTTCCTTCCCTTTAAAATGGGTAAGACATTATCATTCTTGGTGTGTTCCCAGGAATCATGAATCTGAGGCTGAGCTGGGAGCAAACCTTCCTCTGCAGCAAGCAGGAAGGAGGAACTGAGAGTCCGGCTGTCACAGGGTCACGAGGTTTTACAGCAGCCCCTGCACGCTGGAGACCCAGGACAGTCAGCCAGTCCTCCCGAGAAAGGAGGGGACGAGCTTGCTCCAGAATGCAATGTTCTGGCCCTTTGTCTGGGAAAGGGAAAGACACATTCCCTTGCCCAGCTTTGAGTCCTTATAACTAAGTCTTTGGGGAAGAGTTAAtatcaaaatacaataaaatacaagaagaaacGAAATATTTTAGGAAGCTAAAATCTATTTATCTTCTCACATTATGATGCAAAAACACCTATTGTGCCAAAATATAAGACATGAGCTAAACATTATAAAAAAGTAGCTTGTTTTCATCAAAGTGGGTCCCCACTTGGCTCATTTAGACTGGAACAGAGATAGCAGTGGTCTCTTTCTCTGTTAATGGAGGGAACTTTGGCACATCTACATTTGTGTTGAATAAACGAATGGACCTTACTTAAGTTCCTAGGCAGAACACCTCAGGCGCAAAGCTGAGAAACAGCCGTGCAGACATAACAGTTCCTACTTTTTTAAAACCCAGGGGGTTCAGTTGAGGCTAATTTGGACCATTTGCAGCAAGGTCCTGGGCAGGGGAGTGACTTGATGAAAATTATATTCGACAACATCAATGGAGTTAAATACTGTTAACAAAGAGTTTCTCATGACATCAGGAAATGGTTGCTATGTCACGTTATAGTGTTAAGCAAAAATAAACGTCAacgaaattttttaaaaacacgaAGGATAcaaattatgtatataatatcatttaaaaagatagaaaaaaccCTGGAAGGATATATGCCAAAATGTTCCTTGTGTCAGGGTGCGGAGTTTTGTGGGTGAATTTTTATTCTGCTCCTCTacacatttctctattttcttccatgttCATGTACAGCTTatataatcagaagaaaattaaggtaagaaaaaaaacGTCAATGGTATTAGAGAGGGCTCACGTATTTCCCTTCCCTTGCCTGGGAAAGGCCAGGTGTGTTTGGGAACCAGAGTGTAATGCCAGTGGTGCTGTGCCCTTGGAAAGGGACGCTTCCATTCCCTACCTCGCTGAGATGATCAATGTGATCGCCATGCTGAGAATGAGGATGCCAGCAATAACGCCCACGATGGTGAGGATCAGCTTAAagtctgaaagagaaaagaggagagtaGGAACAGCCTCCTACAAGCAGTTCCCTACTGTCTACTGCATAGGCATGTGTGTTCCCAGGGGCTCCTGGCTGTGAGGACCATCAGGCTCTAGTCTCCAACCCCTCCAGGaccagggtgggtgggtggctaACCTCCATTAACCCTCTCCTCCCACAACCCAAACTCTGTCTTCAGAACTCAATCAGAAGAGACAGACTTGCCAGATAAAAGACCATAAACACAAAGAAGGCCATGGTGGTAGGGCCTTCCTGGGCTTCATGGGGTATGGGACCAAAACCGAGGTCCATATGCCCTCCTTACCTCTGCTGCCTTTGCCTACCCACCCTACTTGACCTTGCTGATAAGCTGGGGAAACTAGGTTGGAGTTAAATTTGTCAGTAGTAGAAGAGCCAGGTAATGATTTGATAGAATTGATGAGGGAAGAGTCTGGAGGTTCATTGCCACTCACTCTCCTCCTCAAAATCTGGTCTGTCtattgagcgcttgaaatgtggctatgAGATGGCCCGTGAGTGTAACATCCACAGCAGATTTCAAACacaaaggatgaaaagaaatgtaaaatatctcagaaatatttcttatattgactacatgttgaaatgataatattgctgatgagtgaaataaaatgttattaaaatcaatttcacctatttctcctTACTTTCACAaatttacttagaattttttaaatttgaaattaaatatgaaGCTCACATTATACTTCTATTGGACATTGCTGCTCTAGacccctttgtctctttctgctACATAACTGCCATATATGTCAACTCCAACCTGGATTCTTGGAGCCATAGACCATTAAGTCTGGAAAAGACCTCAAAGGTCATCCAGTCCAAACCTctaattttatagatgtgaacactgaaagcccagaagaaagaaatggcttTAGCAGATCCAGCCTTGCAACAAAGTACAGTAGAAATTAAGAGCATTTCTCATCACTAACTTCGTGGCTGGCTGGGAGGCGTTGAAGATGGAAGTGATATTTCCTTCATCTTGGATCACTGCTCTTTAGTtcattatgtaaaattaaaatataaggtagtttaaaatataatgtagtaTTGTCCAATCTGGTGGAGGTGGGGCATAGGAGAGAATGAAGCAAGACATCCTAAACTAGTAAAtagctcagaaataaaaatatttgagtatttcAGTACCTGGTTTCGAGTTCTGCCCTCCAACAACCACTAACCTTTTTGGAATATACTATTCTTTTATCCTTTCTAATGGCAGAAAATGCCTATTTAAGCTAAGataggaaattaatataatgttaggATGCCCTTTGCTGACCTGAGACAAGTCCAGAGGTACCAGCCCACCTCTTGGGCTGAGTTCTGTTATCTCCTATAGGAGAGGTGCTGCCTCTGGTGACTAGGGCGGGCATGGGATGGTGTGACCCAGGAGACACACGGGAGACAGATTTTGTCTCTTTATGAAGGGAACTGGGGACTTTGGGGGACTGATCAGAATTTTGAATGTGGTCAATCTTTGTTTCTCAGATGCTTAATAACAAAGCAAgactttgggggccggcccagtggtgcagcggttaagttctcatgttccgcttctcggcggcccggagttcaccggttcagatcctgggtgcggacatggcactgcttagcaaaagccatgctgtggtaggcatcccacatataaagtagagaaagatgggcacgatgttagctcagggccagtcttcctcagcaaaaaagaggaggactggcagtagttacctcagggctaatctttctcaaaaacaaacaaacaaacaaacaaagcaagaCTTTCATACTCACTGTCTTCACAGTTGACTCCGCTGAAGCCAAATGCACACCTAAAATACAACAAGTAATAGGCAACCATGGTAAAGCGTGTCTGTGGGAGTTCCCACCCCACCTCTATGtcttccttcccatcttcctttccctctcctcccccctccactcctttctccttctcccctttctcttttcttccttacaCTCCCATTCTTCCAGATGAGCACCCTCCATGGAGCTCTGGAAGGTTGAAGGAGGTACACAATCCTATGTGGTCTCATTTGCTACCGACTGGATATTCCATCCTCTGAGCTCCAGGAAGATAAAGCAGTTCAGGAGAAGCTGAACGCCAGAGGCATGGAATATGGTGGGACCCCCTTGGCCTATGAGGCCacatggctctgccacttactttctGCCCCGTGGGCTGGAGCatgttatttattatattctctgagcttcagtttcctcacctgaaaatggAGAACTGATACATTCCTGAGAGTGTTGTTGTGTGAGACACATTACCTAGCGTGGCTCCTAGCACACAGAGAATTTTCAAGAgctattgatgatgatgatgctctGTACCTACCTACTTATGCCAATGTACCAATTTCCTGACCCTAAACCCATATATGCATTGCAAGCTCTATCCTTTTTGCCTAGCTCCAGCTGTGACAAGATAAAAAAGGAGTGATTTCTCTTACTCTTGACAGGTCCCTTGACCATCTTGCTTGTAGCCCGGCAGGCAGTCACAGCCAGTGCTCCCATCACTCTTCACAAAGCATTGCCTCTTGTGCTCTGCGTTGCAGGTATCAGGACACTGTGCACCAGAAGCTTCAAAACAGAGTGATTTCTGAGTAATTTTCAGGAACAACCTCTTCAACCCCAAAGTGATATGTCACAGAATACAATTTTTTCACGCTGCTTTTCCTAAGTGAAATGAGGTGTTCATTGGCTCTGCACATGTCATGCCCCTTGGGAACCTGCACAGGTGCTGCGTCACCAGCTCTTAGCCAAGGCTCCAATCAGGTCCACATGTTTCTAAAGCCAAAATTCACATCCCTCAGACTCTGAAATGCTCATGGAAACTTGAGCATTAAAGTTTGTACTTCGcaaatgcaaaaggaaagaggCTAGGAGTTGAAGAACATTTAGAAGCAGGTGGAACACTTACCAAGACAGAAAGGGACCTGCAGGTTAGGTCTGGTCAGCCCCTCTTTGCATGTGCACAGTACACCACTGCTGCAGTCATCTTGAGCATCCGTCTTTTGACAGCCATAGTAATCACACCGTTCTTGCCCTGAAAGGCACGGATAATTCAATACATTCAGCAAGATAATATGGATAAAGTATCTTGCAAAAGCACTCCATTGCATTGTAGTTATAATTGTCTTTTAAGAAGTTTTGGGATTTAACAAGCGAAAATCTGGGATTCTGAATTCCAACTCCCTAGTCCTCTCTTCCATAactattttcttatattattcaATTCAAATTAATTCAATCCAGGGCAGTGCAATCACGTTCAAGTTCAAGTAACTCTTTTGCTCCTAGCTCTGTGCTGGGTTCCACAAGGAACACAGAATCTATATAACTTTGGGGCCCATCTTTGTAGAGTTACTTGTTTGAACCCATAGAGAGTCTCATCAAGCAGCTCATAATCTAGACTTTAAGTACAATGGGAATTCAGGGGCTCAAGGAGCTAAAGATAACATCATGCAGGAGCTGGGAATTGGGCTAAGTCTTGAAAAATAGGGCAGATGTGAACAGTCAGAGGACAGGCAAAGTCTGTCCAAGTGCAGTAAACAAGGTATAAAAGGAAGCGAAGCACTCTTGTCGGGAGTGATGGAACTGCACTTGGGTACAGGGGACGCAGGGTGGCAAgctggaagaaaatggagaattcTTGGGTCTTCCATTTATTGGCTGTGGGCTTTCTGTTCAAGCATTTGATTTTTGATGGGGCCAAATTCCCtccgtctataaaatggggctaataattcTTGTTTCACgtgattgttgtgagaattgaatgagcTAATGTAATGCAAGTGCCACTCCAGGAGCCTCAACAAATAACCATTCTTCTGTTCATTCATGGGTAGAACAGACTTTGAAGGCCAGGCCAAGGACACTGACTTTTATCCTATAAGCCTGAGAATGCACTGGCAGATTTTGAGCAGAAGCACGACATGAGAACGCAATCTTTTAAGAATGTTAGCCTTGAAGCAGGTTGGAAGGCATTAGGAATAAAGAGATGAACCTGAGACTAGACTCGGGGAAAGAATAGGAGGAGGCAGAGTGGTCATGTGGTTCCTCTCTTCTAAACATTCCAGACCTGTAACCAAGCTTCTTTCACCACCTGTCATTTGAAAATGCCTCCAACTAAAAGGGAAAGAGACTCCAGGCCCTTTGGCACAGAAGAGAGAATCTGTCTTTGCAGCAGAAGCCAGAGAGCAGGAAAAGGGGTTTCCCTCTAAAAGTTCTGAGGCCCTCATTTCCATGTGCTGGGTGGTTCATGCTCACTGGCCATCTCTACTGGCATCATTTGGTAATTTGTTCATGTATCTTAGAGAGCATGCTTAGTCTCAGAGTGGGGAGATGTTGAGAGGAGTTGTTAAAAAACTCAATTTTCAGAGCTGAGGCCAAATGATTTCAAATATGCAGGGCTTGTAGCCAAGGCAATTACTAAGGAGAGCCAAAAGGAGACAACTGCACAGGGGACTCCAACTCTCCCTTGAAGAATGCACTGGTTATTTTCAGCTGGCAACCACTCTGAGTGGTCAGTCCCAACGCTGATGGGGACCCTCAACTCCCTCGCACTTGCTGGCTAGACGTCTCATCTAGCCAAATGCAGAGTGTATGATAAGGTCTTGTCTTGCCTTGCTGAAAATTTCATCTTCCAAAGGGTAGAAGTTCTGACTGCATGACTTGCTACTCAGGACCAAATTCTGACCCCAAAGAGAAATTGATTGGCAGACACAAGTCATGGGTCTCTTGGAAGACAAGGACCAAGTGATCACCAGAAAGAGGAGCCTGACTTTGAGAGAGTAAATATTGCAACATTTAGCAAGGAAAAGATGTAGTTCCATGGCATAAGACTCTGGTAGATGAAAATAGTTCTTCAAGAAGGTAAGAAGCTCTGAAAATGTAATTCTATCTGTGCGGCTGCAAATGATCCCCAtgagctataaaataaaaaaatggaggagagggTCAGGTAATTTTAGAAACTGGCATGGTTTGCACAGGAAGCTCTCAAATGAGAGAGACaaacaaaatatggaaagaaGGTCCTATAACCAAAGATGGATATTTAAAATGTGACAGAGGAAGTTTAGAGTTCCCAGTGAGCTCAGGCTTGCCacgaaaaaacccaaaataatcaacaaataaaaatttagaagtcCAACAACAAAGAGCAAAGAATTAACATGAAATATGGGCAAGTGAATGgagttgtgtgtgtctgtgtgttttccaTGCTACAAGAGGCTCATGAAAAggccaggcctggtggtgtaataTTGATGGATGACGTGAGAAAAGCAGAATGGCTCTGTAACTATTTTTCTCCAGTCTCTTCTGTTGGGACATAACACTTAGATGGAAAAGAGTTGAACGGATGTTGCTAAGGGGATTGCAGCCCAAGGAGGGGGTACAGTGCAGAGAAGCCCCCATCTTTTCTGATAGAATTGCGTTTTATCCCAGAGCATTTACATTCCAAGTCCTGAGAGATCAGTGAGAATCTCTGTGAAatcttgaagaaagagaaaatgtgctgGAAAATTGTAAATGCACAGGATGtgttcatattttcaaaaagagaaataagttttGCATACTAGCCCAGGGAGATTACAATcatcaaaaagcaaaaatttaagaGACTAAAGAAGGAGTCTTAGAAGCAGCAAGAAGAAGGATGAGGGAGGCAGGATGGCAATTAGGAGAATGAGGGTGGAGGCCCGGAGAAGGGAAAGATACCAGTGTCAAATGCTacagaaaagtcaaataaattgTGCCTCAATGGAGGCCTTGGGGTTTGGCAACCAGGACTGAGAACCAGTTGCACAAATcttcccctggggctggccctaacaGGTCACTTCTGAGAGGGCCAAAGCGGGTTGACTGCAGTAATAGTGTCAACTTATTCACGCCTTCCTGTATCAAGTGCTTTGGTGGGACCCTGCCGCACTGTTCGTGGCCATGTGAATTGCTTTGGCCATTAGGATGCTGTAAATGTGACGTAAGCAGGGACTTGGGAAACACCTGTACATTGAAACATACCCTCTTGCTCCTCTTGAAACCCTTGAGGACTAGCCTGTTGGAAGATGAGAGACCATGTGGAGCAGAGACGAACCGCCCATCCGAACAATCACAGATCAGTCAGCCCCCAGCAGACCCGCCCAGCAGCTAACGGCAGAAGTCGAAGTGAGCCAAGACCGGCCTAGATCAGCAGAACTGCCCAGTTGAGCCCAGCTCCAATTCACATCCACAGAATTAGGGTGttccaataaataaatagttgCTGTTTTAGGacactaagttttgaggtggtttgtAACACAGCAAAAGTGAATTGTTATGACATccgaaattaatataatgttttaaGTCAATTgtgccacaattaaaaaaaaaaaaggtaaattgttACAGCTATGCTGTGGGCTTGTGTATCAGACTAAAGGGAAAACGGTATGGATAAACTTTCTCTGATCATTTAGGAAGCTGTAACTTGGTATAAAGCCCTTTCgtttctccttccttcatcttccccTGTCTGGAGACTCTTTGTTTAAGGCTGCCTTCCAAGAAGAGGAACAAACTGGTCAGTCTGATGACTTGGGAGACGGCTGGAAAGGAGCAGAGGCCgagtgagagaggaaagggaggaagaacgGACTGGTTGAAAGGGACCTTGGGGAAGTCTGTGGATATTCAGGCATCCAGGTCTTCTTGCCCCCTGCTACATACAATGGAAAAGTTTGCAAAAAGGTAGGTACGTCTTTAGTAAACTTTGAATAGAATTATTTAATACTTACGAGCATATGTTCTAATGTCACCTGAGGCGTCAGCGATTGCTTTTTGAATTGTATCAGACACGCTGGTCTCGTTTTCTTTTGTAGtttgtacaaaaatgtttactACCGATACATCAATATCCTGCTCACCAGCACGCATTTCAGATCTCGCTGAAGGAGATGtgctaaaaatgaaatgaatccaTCACTTGAGGAATCGAACGGAAGGATC
It encodes the following:
- the MUC13 gene encoding mucin-13, whose amino-acid sequence is MTVTTVTTPAVSSSSVDSVTTVPSLTTQTNDGSSPTTVTGGGVSSGTVSSVTFSRITSSENITPKPSTTGPSGPCQGDPCSGGSSCVSLNSHYFCLCSEGYYYNSSMCNKGKVFPGTVTVRVSGTSDLESQQSEAYQDLYNKITTFFADAFSSSDYGQTVILKVSTSPSARSEMRAGEQDIDVSVVNIFVQTTKENETSVSDTIQKAIADASGDIRTYARQERCDYYGCQKTDAQDDCSSGVLCTCKEGLTRPNLQVPFCLASGAQCPDTCNAEHKRQCFVKSDGSTGCDCLPGYKQDGQGTCQECAFGFSGVNCEDNFKLILTIVGVIAGILILSMAITLIISARSRNKQKNIEEQNLIDNEFQNLRLQQTTGFSNPGADRSLFPKVRTNISRDDQLQNPYANQRGSHNPYTNRREW